TTTGATGGAATATTGTACCTagcattattttcttttcacttcAAACGCCAGGGAAAAGGAAATATAAGGATTAGGTGAAGAACACATACATCTCTCTAAGGAAATATGAGGATCTAGGTGAGCTTCAAAGTCAAATCTGCAAAATGAAGGCATTTGACATATCATCAAAGATGAATTCAAATCATACAGATTGAAATATTAATGTGCATTAAGAATTTGGTAGTGCCAAGCAAAACTTGTGCACGTGCACAAACACAAAAGGGAAGGTTAAGCACATAAATATTCTCAGCTCAACTAAACCGTAAGTCCAATAAAACAGGGGTAGGTTCAATTGCAAATAAATACtacaaagaagaaataaaattcaagaGGAAGACTTTGACATTGTAAGATTACTGGCAGAAACAGATTAGACAACAACCTTTCAAGATCATATCCTCCCACTCCCAAAACAAAGTCCATGTCAACAAATCCAAATTTAGCTAGCTTAATTTGTGCAATCCCATTGATATGCTGGCACAAAGAACCAAAAGTGAAAAAGTTGTAAGATAAAAGTAACTCTTAGATAGAAAGGTAATGCACAGAACTCAatgaaacaaagcaaaaaaagcTGCAACTAAAAGATGGTACAGAAAGAAATGACATATTACCAATCCATGTAGCACCAATTATTAATTGTAACTTCATGACATCAGACCATACTATGAAGTTTATCATGTCCCACATAAAGGGCGTGTTTTTATGTGTGTACTTTTCTAATCTATAATGACCTTGCACTCCTTTTCTTGATTGATGAGCATGTGATCTTCAAAAATGTATGCATGATACATCAGTACATCACATGACTCTAATTTCTCCACAGGGGAGCCAACCTACATTTTTGCTTCCAGTGCATCCTCTTCCGACAACCACCCTACATCTTTTGAATTGGGGCGAGAAGGACCAACCCATCCCAAACAACCTACCACCTGTATCTCTTCTCTCCTACTTATCAGGCCCTCACTACTTAACAAACTAAACAGAGCATTCATATACAACAGAAAAACTTACCTTGATTTTCTTAGTCGGTACCTCCAACTCAGCCTTACTGACTAAATCTATCTGCCAATATGggaaaaaatctaattaatttgGGCGGCCAAAATAGATTAATAGTAGACATACATCTCTTCGCAACAGAAAACTTAGAACCATAGCATTTCAAGGCAAGAAatcaaaattcaccttgttGAAAATAATACAGTTGGCATAGGCAACTTGTTCTACCGCCGCATTCACCACAAATCTTGGTTTGACTTCATTCAAATGTTGCATGGCATGCTTCGAGTCAACCAAAGTAACAACTCCATCTAGTTTCAAATAACGTGAAACCAGTTCATCGCTACAAAATGTTTCTATAACAGGAGCTGTCTTAGCAAGGCCTACAAAAAAGATTCCAAGAATTAAAAAGTAGCTTTCAGTACCTGCACTTGATGGAGTTAGTAAACTCCGAGGTTtcacctctctttttttcccctaaaataACATCCATAAAAGACAAACCCAAGGGATAGCATAATCGGCTAGAGACCACGCCTCATAAGTGGAGTCAACAGTTCAAATCACTCCTTCCCCCTCCTGTTGGAGCcaaaatttacttttaaaaaaaaaaatccataaatggCATAACATCATACTAAAGGAATGACAAGAGCTATTCAGCAAATCTTCAAGATCAAGAACAAGAAGCCGTTGAACATGAGGTTTATAAATTCAACAAAGAAAACTggtgaagattttttttatatacatatcctttcatcttcttttttataataagttctaattttcatcttttttcttattttgatgaAAGATCCACTTGGAATTCATACCAAATGAGATTCAACTTATGCTTCAAGATTGATACCTCTATACTAATCAGTCATTTTAGAATTTGagtaaatacataaaataaaacctCCACCCCCACTGCTtacataaaaaatgataattggCATTGCAAAGGTATTAATGTAAAATACCTGTTGTTTCTATAACAATATGATCAAATTTGTCCCATTTTTCCTTAACTAACTTCAAAAGCATTTTAACAAGATCTCCTCGCACAGTACAGCATAGGCAACCATTATTAACCATGATAATGTCTTCAAATACAGAGGAATGACTAGCAACCAATGATCCATCAATATCCATTTCACCAAACTGCATTGATAGTAATCAAATCActaagaaagtacaagaaaAACCTCAGCACTCTCAGCAAATAATTCTCAGccctttaataataaaaaattaaaaaataaactctcTAGTAAGGAAGTAAAAGAACACTAGATATTTGCATGCTCACTTCCTTAACATGAGTCTTCTAACCAAATTACGCTATCTGAGTCTTCAAACATAGGAACTATATGTGACAGACCAGAAGGTCTCCATAATTAATGCAGGGAGCATAACCAAGATTATTTTGGAATTTATTATTTCAGATTTTCTTTATCTCATGGGActgaattattttaaatttttcatttttatttttcagcttCTTAACAGCATACACCCTTTGAGCATTCTAGTTAATTACAAATTACTGGTGTAGTAAACTGCCCATATCACTTTAGCATTCTACCAAGTCCAAGTCAAATAAAACCTTCCtatcaaattcaaaagatacaCTAATAATGGGTTTTCCGATTCTTGCATAAGCAATGAAGCTTCCAAGGATTAATAAAGTGCCTAAAAAGGATTTAGCTTTCAAGGGAAGTATCACACCCGTGTTTTCTAAACAAAAACTTATCATAAACCTCTCATAGTTTGAACCATCTTCCAACTCAAGATACAAGTTTACATTCTACAACCATCATTGCCATTGGTAACATGAATTCGTGATTCAgccaacaaaaaacaaagtatctaataataaaaaaaggcaagtcagtataaaaaaaaatgcaagtcaGTTTCATTCTCAATGCTCAGTACCATATATTGCACATATGCTGATAATTAAATGGTAAGAATATCCTTCTACATATTCAATCTCAAgaattatttcataaaaattaacaaaattcatTATTAAAGCACATTTGATGGGAACCAAAAAAGCAATAAAGCACACCCCAATATCAACCAATCACtataaagtaacaaaaaaaaaaaaaaaaactactatgaTCACTAATCCGGCAGAAAATAAGTGAACGCTATAGAATtccaattaataataataagaataattgaAACTAAGGATTAGTTAtggaacaaagaaaaaaaattagaagaaactTACATTATTAGCTTGACCATCCTTTGTAGTAGACTCTGAAACAAAACACAAAGCCAAAGATACAAAAACCTATATATAGGCATATACAcaggaagagggagagagagagagagagggaaccTTGGTGGTTTGGGG
The sequence above is drawn from the Castanea sativa cultivar Marrone di Chiusa Pesio chromosome 5, ASM4071231v1 genome and encodes:
- the LOC142636419 gene encoding uncharacterized protein LOC142636419 isoform X3; the protein is MQFGEMDIDGSLVASHSSVFEDIIMVNNGCLCCTVRGDLVKMLLKLVKEKWDKFDHIVIETTGLAKTAPVIETFCSDELVSRYLKLDGVVTLVDSKHAMQHLNEVKPRFVVNAAVEQVAYANCIIFNKIDLVSKAELEVPTKKIKHINGIAQIKLAKFGFVDMDFVLGVGGYDLERFDFEAHLDPHISLERCTIFHQIQRGCC
- the LOC142636419 gene encoding uncharacterized protein LOC142636419 isoform X4, producing the protein MDIDGSLVASHSSVFEDIIMVNNGCLCCTVRGDLVKMLLKLVKEKWDKFDHIVIETTGLAKTAPVIETFCSDELVSRYLKLDGVVTLVDSKHAMQHLNEVKPRFVVNAAVEQVAYANCIIFNKIDLVSKAELEVPTKKIKHINGIAQIKLAKFGFVDMDFVLGVGGYDLERFDFEAHLDPHISLERCTIFHQIQRGCC
- the LOC142636419 gene encoding uncharacterized protein LOC142636419 isoform X1 translates to MQFGEMDIDGSLVASHSSVFEDIIMVNNGCLCCTVRGDLVKMLLKLVKEKWDKFDHIVIETTGLAKTAPVIETFCSDELVSRYLKLDGVVTLVDSKHAMQHLNEVKPRFVVNAAVEQVAYANCIIFNKIDLVSKAELEVPTKKIKHINGIAQIKLAKFGFVDMDFVLGVGGYDLERFDFEAHLDPHISLERCMCSSPNPYISFSLAFEVKRK
- the LOC142636419 gene encoding uncharacterized protein LOC142636419 isoform X2 yields the protein MDIDGSLVASHSSVFEDIIMVNNGCLCCTVRGDLVKMLLKLVKEKWDKFDHIVIETTGLAKTAPVIETFCSDELVSRYLKLDGVVTLVDSKHAMQHLNEVKPRFVVNAAVEQVAYANCIIFNKIDLVSKAELEVPTKKIKHINGIAQIKLAKFGFVDMDFVLGVGGYDLERFDFEAHLDPHISLERCMCSSPNPYISFSLAFEVKRK
- the LOC142636419 gene encoding uncharacterized protein LOC142636419 isoform X6 translates to MQFGEMDIDGSLVASHSSVFEDIIMVNNGCLCCTVRGDLVKMLLKLVKEKWDKFDHIVIETTGLAKTAPVIETFCSDELVSRYLKLDGVVTLVDSKHAMQHLNEVKPRFVVNAAVEQVAYANCIIFNKIDLVSKAELEVPTKKIKHINGIAQIKLAKFGFVDMDFVLGVGGYDLERFDFEAHLDPHISLER
- the LOC142636419 gene encoding uncharacterized protein LOC142636419 isoform X7, translating into MQFGEMDIDGSLVASHSSVFEDIIMVNNGCLCCTVRGDLVKMLLKLVKEKWDKFDHIVIETTGLAKTAPVIETFCSDELVSRYLKLDGVVTLVDSKHAMQHLNEVKPRFVVNAAVEQVAYANCIIFNKIDLVSKAELEVPTKKIKI